One part of the Bacillus sp. FJAT-45350 genome encodes these proteins:
- a CDS encoding NUDIX hydrolase, producing the protein MRYQFCPKCGGKLTINSEQDKNKPKCVDCGFVFYQNPIVGVAAIVIKNKQVLLGKRNISYKDKWCIPCGYVEYDEDVKEAVIREFNEETGIEINVQRVYEVHSNFHNPKQQTVGIWFLAEEIGGSLQANDDLSEVNYFSYSDLPELAFETDKLVLDKLKAEGYID; encoded by the coding sequence ATGCGATATCAATTTTGTCCTAAATGCGGAGGAAAACTTACTATAAATAGTGAACAGGATAAGAATAAACCAAAGTGCGTTGACTGTGGATTTGTATTCTATCAAAATCCAATTGTTGGCGTTGCGGCGATTGTTATTAAAAATAAGCAGGTTCTCTTAGGAAAACGTAACATTAGCTATAAAGACAAATGGTGCATTCCGTGTGGTTACGTTGAATACGATGAGGATGTGAAAGAAGCTGTTATTAGGGAGTTTAACGAAGAAACTGGAATTGAAATTAACGTCCAACGCGTCTATGAAGTCCATTCAAACTTCCATAACCCAAAACAACAGACAGTCGGAATTTGGTTTTTAGCAGAAGAAATTGGAGGAAGCCTTCAAGCAAACGACGATTTAAGTGAAGTAAATTATTTCTCTTATTCTGATTTACCAGAACTAGCTTTCGAAACAGACAAACTAGTTTTAGATAAGCTAAAAGCAGA
- the deoD gene encoding purine-nucleoside phosphorylase, whose protein sequence is MSVHINAKQGEIADKILLPGDPLRAKYIAETFLENPKQYNEVRGMLGFTGTYKGEKVSVQGTGMGVPSISIYVHELINEYNVKSLIRVGTCGAFLDDVHVRDVILAMSASTDSAVNKVQFKGLDYAPTANFDLLKNAYDVVKQSGKKVHVGNVFTSDCFYDNDEQFVPLLAKHGSLAVEMESSALYTIAARYKAKALSILTVSDHLITGEQTTSEERQLTFNQMIEIALDTIISE, encoded by the coding sequence ATGAGTGTACATATTAATGCAAAACAAGGTGAAATTGCTGATAAGATTTTATTACCTGGAGACCCTTTACGAGCAAAGTATATTGCGGAAACTTTTTTAGAGAATCCGAAACAATATAATGAAGTTCGAGGGATGCTAGGTTTTACAGGTACGTATAAAGGTGAGAAGGTTTCAGTTCAAGGAACAGGAATGGGTGTACCGTCTATTTCTATTTATGTCCACGAACTGATTAACGAATATAATGTAAAATCATTAATTCGTGTAGGAACATGCGGGGCTTTCTTAGATGACGTTCATGTTCGAGATGTTATTCTCGCTATGTCGGCATCAACTGATTCTGCAGTAAACAAAGTTCAGTTTAAAGGATTAGATTATGCTCCAACTGCTAATTTTGATTTGTTGAAAAATGCATATGACGTAGTGAAACAAAGTGGCAAAAAGGTACATGTAGGTAATGTATTTACGAGTGACTGTTTCTACGATAATGACGAACAGTTCGTGCCTCTTCTAGCTAAGCACGGCTCACTAGCTGTTGAGATGGAGTCATCTGCTCTTTATACAATTGCTGCTCGCTATAAAGCAAAAGCACTATCCATTCTTACTGTTAGTGACCATCTCATTACAGGTGAACAAACTACTTCTGAAGAACGACAATTAACATTTAATCAAATGATTGAGATAGCACTTGATACAATTATTAGTGAATAA
- the purT gene encoding formate-dependent phosphoribosylglycinamide formyltransferase: MYGQPLSNKSKKVMLLGSGELGKEVVIEAQRLGVETIAVDRYEHAPAMQVAHRSYVVDMLDGEELRRIIEDEQPDYIVPEIEAIATDTLLELEQEGLHVVPTAKATKLTMDREGIRRLASEELGLPTAKYAFADTLEELELAVKEIGTPCVIKPIMSSSGKGQSVCHTIEDVEKSWTIALEGARAKKTRVIVEEFIHFESEITLLTVRSVSGTSYCAPIGHVQEDGDYIESWQPHVMTEGQITEAEEVAKKVTVALGGYGLFGVELFITDKGIYFSEVSPRPHDTGMVTLATQELSEFALHIRAILGFPIPEIRLLSPGASRTIKAWEESKDYQICGVEDALEIPRTQVRLFGKPETKIGRRMAVVLHTAETVESARENAKLSADKMKINYEK, translated from the coding sequence ATGTATGGACAACCGTTAAGCAACAAATCAAAGAAAGTCATGTTATTAGGTTCTGGTGAGTTAGGGAAGGAAGTTGTCATAGAGGCACAACGTTTAGGAGTTGAGACAATAGCTGTCGACCGTTATGAACATGCTCCAGCTATGCAGGTGGCGCACCGTTCTTATGTAGTCGATATGTTAGACGGGGAAGAGCTGCGTCGAATTATTGAAGATGAACAGCCTGATTATATCGTTCCTGAAATTGAAGCAATTGCTACAGACACATTACTAGAATTAGAGCAAGAAGGCCTACATGTTGTTCCTACAGCTAAGGCAACAAAGTTAACGATGGATCGTGAAGGGATTCGCCGTCTTGCTAGTGAAGAGTTAGGGTTACCAACAGCAAAATACGCTTTTGCAGACACTTTAGAGGAATTAGAATTAGCTGTTAAGGAAATTGGAACACCGTGTGTAATAAAACCGATTATGAGTTCATCTGGTAAAGGTCAAAGTGTATGCCATACAATTGAGGATGTTGAAAAGTCTTGGACGATTGCATTAGAAGGTGCGCGAGCAAAGAAAACTCGTGTCATCGTTGAAGAATTTATTCACTTTGAATCGGAAATTACGCTTTTAACGGTTCGGTCGGTTTCTGGTACTTCTTATTGTGCGCCAATTGGTCATGTACAAGAAGATGGTGATTATATTGAGTCTTGGCAACCACATGTTATGACAGAGGGGCAAATTACAGAAGCAGAAGAGGTAGCAAAGAAAGTTACCGTTGCATTAGGTGGCTATGGTTTATTTGGAGTGGAGCTGTTCATTACAGATAAGGGAATTTATTTTAGTGAAGTTTCTCCTCGTCCACATGATACAGGCATGGTTACTCTGGCTACTCAAGAACTATCAGAATTTGCCCTTCACATTCGAGCAATATTAGGGTTTCCGATTCCTGAAATCCGTTTACTCTCACCAGGAGCAAGTAGAACTATTAAAGCTTGGGAAGAAAGTAAGGATTATCAAATATGTGGTGTAGAGGATGCTTTAGAAATACCTCGTACACAAGTAAGGCTTTTTGGAAAGCCTGAAACGAAGATAGGGCGTCGTATGGCGGTCGTTCTACATACAGCAGAAACTGTTGAAAGTGCACGGGAAAATGCAAAACTATCAGCAGATAAAATGAAGATCAATTATGAAAAATAA